One Glutamicibacter halophytocola DNA segment encodes these proteins:
- a CDS encoding MFS transporter, producing the protein MSEEHTENTAPSTPEDRVAPADGQRSFVHVLINTAVANFTTSFLWFALTFWVYLETQNVMATGIIGGAFMLLISVFSMIFGTIVDNHRKKSVFLFSAMITAVAFSLAGLIYLWLPTKDILNVGGWQFWLFCLVILFGSIVEQMRGIALSTTVTLLIPQERHANANGLVGTVQGIAFIITSVFSGLAIGWLGMGWTLAISIVMVVLTMLHLLQIKIPEEEPVREEGRTKTSDLRLGFSTVMAIPGLFALIIFSMFNNFIGGTYMALMDPYGLTIMSVQAWGLTFGLASTGFIVGGLLIAKFGLGKNPIRTMLWLVAAMGLLGAIFTIREWTWLYIAGIWLYMTLIPAVEASEQTVIQKVVPFRRQGRVFGFAQMMEAAAAPITAFLIAPIAQYWIIPFMRSEQGDEQFGWLLGSGQARGIALIFLVGGLIMILVALLAMSSKQYRKLSTIFQAEEPATPQEQALGSNPEDPTHQR; encoded by the coding sequence ATGAGTGAAGAGCACACCGAAAACACTGCGCCGTCCACGCCCGAAGACCGCGTGGCACCTGCTGATGGGCAACGCAGCTTTGTGCATGTTCTCATCAATACCGCCGTCGCGAACTTCACCACCAGCTTCCTGTGGTTCGCACTGACCTTCTGGGTGTATCTGGAAACCCAGAACGTGATGGCCACCGGCATCATCGGCGGTGCTTTCATGCTGCTGATCTCGGTGTTCTCCATGATTTTCGGAACCATCGTGGACAACCACCGCAAAAAGTCGGTGTTCCTGTTTTCCGCGATGATCACCGCGGTCGCCTTCAGCTTGGCCGGGCTGATCTATCTGTGGCTGCCCACCAAGGACATCCTGAATGTGGGCGGCTGGCAGTTCTGGCTCTTCTGCCTGGTGATCCTCTTTGGCTCGATCGTTGAACAGATGCGCGGCATCGCCCTGTCCACCACGGTCACCCTGCTGATTCCGCAAGAGCGCCACGCCAATGCCAATGGCCTGGTGGGCACGGTCCAGGGCATCGCCTTCATCATTACCAGCGTTTTCAGCGGCTTGGCCATCGGCTGGCTGGGCATGGGCTGGACCCTGGCGATTTCGATCGTGATGGTGGTGCTGACCATGCTGCATTTGCTGCAGATCAAGATTCCGGAGGAAGAACCGGTGCGCGAGGAAGGGCGGACGAAAACCAGCGATCTGCGCCTGGGCTTCAGCACCGTGATGGCTATACCGGGATTGTTCGCGCTGATCATCTTCTCGATGTTCAACAACTTCATCGGCGGAACCTACATGGCGCTGATGGATCCCTACGGGCTGACCATCATGTCCGTGCAAGCCTGGGGGCTGACCTTCGGATTGGCATCCACCGGCTTTATCGTGGGCGGCTTGCTGATCGCCAAATTCGGGCTGGGCAAAAACCCGATCCGCACGATGCTGTGGCTGGTGGCGGCCATGGGCCTGCTCGGCGCGATCTTCACCATCCGCGAATGGACATGGCTGTATATCGCTGGCATCTGGCTGTACATGACGCTGATTCCGGCGGTTGAGGCCTCCGAGCAAACCGTCATCCAGAAGGTGGTGCCCTTCCGCCGCCAGGGCAGGGTCTTTGGCTTTGCGCAAATGATGGAGGCCGCGGCGGCGCCGATCACCGCGTTCTTGATTGCCCCGATCGCCCAGTACTGGATCATCCCCTTCATGCGCAGCGAGCAGGGCGATGAGCAGTTTGGCTGGCTGCTGGGGTCGGGACAGGCCCGCGGCATCGCGCTGATCTTCCTGGTGGGCGGGCTGATCATGATCCTGGTGGCACTGCTGGCCATGAGCAGCAAGCAATACCGCAAGCTCTCCACGATTTTCCAAGCAGAAGAACCCGCAACACCTCAGGAGCAAGCACTTGGCAGCAACCCAGAAGACCCTACCCACCAACGTTGA
- a CDS encoding AMP-binding protein, producing MKAYAKGESEPKLLDETIGANFERTVARRGDAEALVEASTQRRWTWRQLDGEINRLAKGMIAAGLNPGDRVGIWAPNCAEWVFTQYATAKIGVILVNVNPAYRTHEYAYAANHSGLRMLVAASEFKTSNYRAMVEQTRAETPGLERVVFLGTDDWQQLLDEGSSIDDAELAARLAATRAEDPINIQYTSGTTGYPKGAVLSHRNILNNGHQVTGMIDLGEQDRLCIPVPFYHCFGMVMGNLGCTSRGATMVIPAPGFDAETTLRVVAEERCTGLYGVPTMFIAMQNLPNFKEFDLSALRTGIMAGSICPVQVMRHCVEDMGMSAVSIAYGMTETSPVSCQTRSDDDMERRTATIGRVHPHVEIKVVDPATGATLQRGETGEYCTRGYSVMLGYWQDEEKTRAAIDPEGWMHTGDLAVMREDGYCTIVGRIKDMIIRGGENIYPAEIEEFLYRHPDIEDVQVVGVPDGKYGEAVCACVRMKAGREPLGVEAVREYCSGRLAHFKIPAYVQILEDFPVTVTGKIRKNQLREDAAKLLQP from the coding sequence ATGAAGGCTTATGCCAAGGGCGAGAGCGAACCGAAGCTGCTCGATGAGACCATTGGAGCCAACTTCGAGCGGACGGTGGCCCGACGGGGCGACGCCGAGGCCTTGGTGGAAGCCAGCACGCAACGCCGCTGGACCTGGCGTCAGCTGGATGGGGAGATCAACCGGCTGGCCAAGGGCATGATCGCCGCCGGACTGAACCCGGGGGACCGGGTGGGGATCTGGGCGCCGAACTGCGCCGAGTGGGTCTTCACCCAGTATGCGACGGCCAAGATCGGCGTCATCCTGGTCAATGTGAACCCGGCCTACCGCACCCATGAATATGCCTACGCGGCCAACCACAGCGGACTGCGGATGCTGGTGGCGGCCTCCGAATTCAAGACCAGCAACTATCGGGCCATGGTGGAGCAAACGCGCGCCGAGACGCCGGGGCTGGAGCGCGTGGTGTTCCTGGGCACCGATGATTGGCAGCAGCTGCTGGACGAGGGATCATCGATCGACGACGCCGAACTGGCCGCCCGGCTGGCGGCAACCAGGGCAGAAGACCCGATCAACATCCAGTACACCTCGGGGACTACCGGGTATCCCAAGGGCGCGGTGCTCAGCCACCGCAATATCCTGAACAACGGCCACCAGGTCACCGGGATGATCGACCTGGGCGAGCAGGACCGGCTGTGCATCCCGGTGCCGTTCTACCACTGCTTCGGCATGGTCATGGGCAACCTTGGCTGCACCTCGCGCGGTGCCACCATGGTCATCCCCGCCCCGGGATTCGACGCCGAAACCACCCTGAGGGTGGTGGCCGAGGAGCGATGCACGGGCTTGTACGGGGTGCCCACCATGTTCATCGCCATGCAGAACCTGCCCAATTTCAAGGAGTTCGACCTCTCCGCGCTGCGCACCGGCATCATGGCCGGTTCCATCTGCCCGGTTCAAGTGATGCGCCACTGCGTCGAGGACATGGGGATGAGCGCGGTCTCCATCGCCTACGGGATGACCGAAACCTCCCCGGTCTCCTGCCAGACCCGCAGCGACGACGATATGGAGCGCCGCACCGCCACCATCGGCCGGGTGCACCCGCACGTGGAAATCAAGGTGGTCGATCCGGCCACCGGCGCTACGCTGCAGCGCGGGGAAACTGGCGAATACTGCACCCGTGGCTACTCGGTGATGCTCGGCTACTGGCAGGACGAGGAAAAAACCCGGGCCGCCATCGATCCCGAAGGCTGGATGCATACCGGAGATCTGGCGGTGATGCGCGAGGACGGATACTGCACCATCGTGGGCCGGATCAAGGACATGATCATCCGCGGGGGCGAGAATATCTACCCGGCCGAAATCGAAGAATTCCTCTATCGGCACCCGGATATCGAGGATGTCCAGGTGGTGGGCGTGCCCGATGGGAAATACGGGGAGGCGGTCTGCGCCTGCGTGCGCATGAAGGCGGGGCGCGAGCCGCTGGGCGTCGAGGCGGTGCGCGAGTACTGCAGCGGCCGGCTCGCGCATTTCAAGATCCCCGCCTACGTGCAGATCCTTGAGGATTTCCCTGTCACGGTCACCGGCAAGATCCGCAAGAACCAGCTGCGCGAGGACGCCGCGAAATTGCTGCAGCCCTAG
- a CDS encoding EAL domain-containing protein, producing the protein MMKFVFQPLVDLQRHALAGFEALARFRDGRTPQSHFNEARLAGSLVDLELRALNQILAASHAIPDGLLLTMNASGPAIDAFAKQRPELDPRLAWGLELHELSAPELCGRARISADELGCLLLVDDAGIGYATLERITMLKPHIVKLDRSLFIHYQSSAAAHEHVDLLLAAARGINAQTLVEGVETAQHLALARDLGFDYAQGFYFSPGLAPQQLPEAMAGLRRRLGIDIPGF; encoded by the coding sequence ATGATGAAATTTGTATTCCAGCCACTTGTAGACTTGCAGCGCCATGCCCTCGCGGGCTTCGAAGCGCTGGCCAGGTTCCGCGATGGCCGCACTCCCCAGTCGCATTTTAATGAGGCCCGCCTTGCAGGCAGTCTAGTTGATCTGGAACTGCGTGCCCTGAACCAGATCCTCGCCGCCAGCCACGCCATCCCCGATGGCCTGCTGCTGACCATGAATGCGTCGGGGCCGGCCATCGACGCTTTCGCCAAGCAGCGCCCGGAGCTGGACCCCCGGCTGGCCTGGGGTTTGGAACTGCATGAGCTCTCGGCACCGGAACTGTGCGGCAGGGCCCGGATCAGCGCCGATGAGCTCGGCTGCCTCTTGCTGGTTGACGATGCCGGAATCGGCTATGCCACCCTCGAGCGCATCACCATGCTCAAGCCCCACATCGTGAAGCTGGACCGGTCGCTGTTCATCCACTACCAGTCATCGGCCGCGGCGCACGAGCATGTGGACCTGCTGCTGGCCGCCGCCCGCGGGATCAATGCGCAGACCCTGGTCGAAGGCGTGGAAACCGCGCAGCATCTGGCCCTGGCCCGGGACCTGGGCTTCGACTACGCCCAGGGCTTCTACTTCAGCCCCGGCCTGGCACCGCAGCAGCTGCCAGAAGCGATGGCCGGGCTACGCAGACGCCTCGGGATCGATATTCCGGGTTTCTGA
- a CDS encoding DUF1801 domain-containing protein: MAATQKTLPTNVDPHEFIAAATPEKRRVDGEALEKIFSEVTGEKPVMWGPSIVGYGTYTYVSPSNPKNTGIWPKTGFSPRKAQLSIYGLKDLPEGAALLPQLGKYTEGSGCVYVRKLEDIDLEVLRELIAIGNSRQDDPRG; the protein is encoded by the coding sequence TTGGCAGCAACCCAGAAGACCCTACCCACCAACGTTGATCCGCACGAGTTCATCGCGGCCGCCACGCCAGAAAAGCGCCGGGTGGATGGCGAAGCGCTGGAAAAGATTTTCAGCGAAGTCACCGGAGAGAAGCCGGTGATGTGGGGGCCGAGCATCGTAGGTTACGGTACCTACACCTACGTTTCACCAAGCAATCCCAAAAATACCGGCATCTGGCCCAAGACAGGCTTCTCGCCGCGCAAGGCCCAGCTCTCGATCTATGGGTTGAAGGATCTTCCCGAGGGGGCAGCACTGCTGCCCCAGCTGGGCAAGTACACCGAAGGCTCTGGCTGCGTATATGTGCGCAAACTCGAGGATATCGACCTTGAGGTGCTGCGTGAGCTGATTGCGATCGGCAATTCACGGCAGGATGATCCCCGCGGGTAG
- a CDS encoding HNH endonuclease, with the protein MTNLYFAPGDDDEHRLPLDPPGTRGESQSNSFFADHIEHQMFYGPMKKLADELFSAGPLTDPGEGLVRLQKIQKMYSMLDAASSVIMADSVELVAQVVAEDAVAKPYLESEQERRERLSANYYAVDRASDQIITSNFIAEAAIALRVTSEKARARMFTAKGLRHVCPRTLLALAAGQITPSAARSIVKNSQDLSTEQIELMEHQLLPVAATASDDTISQRARRFHDRSSPEAASARHEKAADARKVTSWDMDDGMGAIKLVAPIVNVRSILNTLDYEASQHKDPEDARTKAQLMADIFCDALINGWPTTNGTPLKPRVVVTIPALQMVANPKYAMADLEGYGPIPMGTAMQVAKDAPSIIPMLTDPFSGAVMDVGRKRYKPTRVLKEFLRARDQHCCYPGCRRTADNSEVDHVEAWETGGHTNRENTELLCKQHQMFKHALGWRVTNRPDGSKCWRTPHGLNSLVIPGSVENVERFEHVHNRCPERRVASPADLRRVLGIPDLGDGDLSIRVERPAIIDGNTEAAGSGLDHPGQGAAPDERPAGMQGS; encoded by the coding sequence ATGACAAATCTTTATTTTGCCCCCGGCGATGACGACGAGCATCGCCTGCCATTAGATCCGCCGGGCACCCGCGGCGAATCCCAATCCAACTCGTTCTTCGCAGACCACATCGAGCACCAGATGTTCTACGGGCCGATGAAGAAACTTGCTGACGAGCTGTTCAGCGCCGGCCCGCTCACGGACCCCGGCGAAGGCCTGGTTCGGCTGCAGAAGATCCAGAAGATGTACAGCATGCTTGATGCTGCGTCCTCGGTCATCATGGCTGACAGTGTTGAGCTGGTCGCCCAAGTTGTTGCCGAGGATGCGGTCGCCAAGCCCTATCTTGAATCAGAGCAGGAACGTCGTGAGCGGCTCAGCGCCAACTACTACGCAGTGGACCGTGCGAGCGACCAGATCATCACGTCCAACTTCATTGCCGAAGCGGCGATTGCCCTGCGCGTGACAAGCGAAAAGGCTCGCGCCCGGATGTTCACGGCCAAGGGCCTGCGCCACGTTTGCCCGCGGACCCTGTTGGCCCTGGCCGCCGGACAGATTACGCCGTCGGCGGCACGCTCCATCGTGAAGAATTCGCAGGACCTCTCCACAGAGCAGATTGAATTGATGGAGCACCAGCTTTTGCCTGTTGCCGCTACCGCCAGCGATGACACGATCAGCCAGCGTGCCCGCCGTTTCCACGACCGGTCGAGTCCCGAAGCGGCCTCCGCCCGGCATGAAAAGGCGGCCGATGCGAGAAAGGTGACCAGCTGGGACATGGACGACGGGATGGGTGCCATCAAGCTCGTCGCGCCCATCGTCAACGTGCGTTCCATCCTGAACACCCTGGACTACGAGGCATCCCAGCACAAGGATCCGGAGGACGCCCGCACCAAGGCCCAGCTGATGGCCGACATATTCTGCGATGCCCTGATCAATGGCTGGCCAACCACCAACGGCACCCCGCTCAAGCCCCGTGTGGTCGTGACGATCCCTGCTCTGCAGATGGTGGCCAACCCGAAGTACGCCATGGCGGACCTGGAGGGCTATGGGCCAATCCCTATGGGCACTGCCATGCAGGTGGCCAAGGATGCCCCATCAATCATCCCGATGCTCACCGATCCATTTAGCGGCGCCGTGATGGATGTCGGGCGCAAGCGCTACAAGCCAACGCGGGTGCTCAAGGAATTCCTGCGGGCCCGGGATCAGCATTGCTGCTACCCCGGATGCCGGCGCACCGCGGATAACTCCGAGGTTGATCACGTTGAAGCGTGGGAAACCGGCGGCCACACCAACCGCGAGAACACCGAGCTGTTGTGCAAGCAGCATCAGATGTTCAAGCACGCGCTGGGCTGGCGAGTGACCAATCGCCCGGACGGATCCAAGTGCTGGCGCACTCCCCACGGACTGAATTCACTGGTCATTCCGGGCAGCGTGGAGAACGTCGAACGCTTTGAACACGTGCACAACCGGTGTCCTGAGCGCAGGGTGGCTTCACCTGCCGACCTTCGACGAGTTCTGGGCATTCCCGATCTTGGCGATGGCGATCTCAGCATTCGGGTTGAGCGGCCGGCCATCATCGACGGGAATACCGAAGCCGCTGGCTCTGGGCTCGATCATCCTGGCCAGGGCGCGGCCCCTGATGAGCGACCAGCTGGTATGCAAGGATCCTGA
- a CDS encoding SulP family inorganic anion transporter encodes MQRQSVWRTLKSPRLLKTELLAGLVVSLALIPEVIAFTVIAGVDPRVGIFASFTMSVVIAITGGRPAMISAAAGAVALVVAPLVRAYGVEYLFATVVLAGAIQVALALLGVAKLLRFIPRQVMIGFVNGLAISIFWAQMPELRDVPWQVYPLVVLGVAIVCYFPKITKAVPAPLIAIVVLTAITIFAKIVVPTVGDKGELPDSLPIFHLPGVPLDLATLKIIAPYAIAVAFVGLLESLLTAKLVDDITDTPSSKTRESWAQGTANIVTGFFGGICGCAMIGQTMVGVKVSGGRTRISTAFAGIFMLLLALLLGDVVAQIPMAALVAVMIVVSATTFDWHSIRPSTLKMMPKSETFVMAITVVLTVASHNLAIGVGVGILSAMVLFANRVAHLVTVTRTVSGGQALYAVNGELFFASSNDLYTQFRYAEDPERIVIDMSQSHLWDASTIAAVDSIRAKYQNYGKSVEIRGLNEASQKMQERLGGKLG; translated from the coding sequence ATGCAGCGCCAATCGGTGTGGCGCACCCTCAAATCCCCCCGGCTGCTCAAGACCGAGCTGCTCGCCGGGCTGGTGGTGTCCCTGGCGCTGATTCCCGAGGTCATCGCGTTCACCGTGATCGCCGGCGTGGATCCGCGCGTGGGCATCTTCGCCTCCTTCACCATGTCCGTGGTCATCGCGATCACCGGCGGGCGCCCGGCCATGATTTCCGCGGCGGCCGGCGCGGTGGCCCTGGTGGTGGCCCCGCTGGTGCGCGCCTACGGGGTGGAGTACCTCTTTGCCACGGTGGTTTTGGCTGGCGCCATCCAGGTGGCCCTGGCGCTGCTGGGCGTGGCCAAACTGCTGCGCTTCATCCCCCGCCAGGTGATGATCGGCTTCGTCAATGGCCTGGCCATCTCGATCTTCTGGGCGCAGATGCCCGAACTGCGCGATGTTCCCTGGCAGGTGTACCCGCTGGTGGTCCTCGGGGTAGCCATTGTCTGCTACTTCCCGAAGATCACCAAGGCGGTGCCGGCGCCGCTGATCGCCATCGTGGTGCTCACCGCGATCACGATCTTCGCGAAGATCGTTGTCCCGACCGTGGGCGACAAGGGCGAGCTGCCCGATTCGCTGCCCATCTTCCACCTGCCCGGGGTGCCGCTGGATCTGGCGACCCTGAAGATCATCGCGCCCTATGCGATTGCGGTGGCCTTTGTGGGCCTGCTCGAATCCCTGCTCACCGCCAAGCTGGTTGACGACATCACCGATACCCCTTCGAGCAAAACCCGCGAGTCCTGGGCGCAGGGCACCGCGAATATCGTCACCGGGTTCTTCGGCGGCATCTGCGGCTGCGCGATGATCGGACAGACCATGGTCGGGGTGAAGGTCTCCGGCGGGCGCACCCGCATCTCCACCGCCTTTGCCGGCATTTTCATGCTGCTGCTCGCGCTGCTGCTCGGGGATGTGGTGGCGCAGATTCCGATGGCCGCGCTGGTCGCGGTGATGATCGTGGTCTCGGCCACCACCTTCGACTGGCACTCCATCCGCCCGAGCACCCTGAAGATGATGCCCAAGAGCGAAACCTTCGTCATGGCCATCACCGTGGTGCTCACCGTGGCCTCCCACAACCTCGCCATTGGCGTGGGCGTGGGCATCCTCTCGGCGATGGTGCTCTTCGCCAACCGGGTGGCCCACCTGGTCACGGTCACCCGCACGGTGTCCGGCGGGCAGGCGCTCTACGCGGTCAACGGCGAGCTGTTCTTCGCCTCGTCCAACGACCTGTACACCCAGTTCCGCTATGCCGAGGACCCCGAGCGCATCGTCATCGACATGTCCCAGTCGCACCTCTGGGATGCCTCGACCATCGCGGCGGTGGATTCGATCCGCGCCAAATACCAGAACTATGGCAAGAGCGTGGAAATCCGCGGCCTGAATGAAGCCAGCCAGAAGATGCAGGAGCGCCTGGGCGGGAAGCTAGGCTAG
- a CDS encoding glycosyltransferase family 2 protein, which translates to MQKHFSRWVGIAVVLIVVAAAALLLWSISLSGKPVAMWNPVELRIGALWTTFYSTELPDLSILVFAVSAAVMLVLLVVLGERFVTWRYRRTPIQKSSRPLAPKAVMARTRGIHAGEVTVTVLIPAHNEEASLPFTLKALEEQSFKPSRIIVVADNCTDATVEVAREHGVEVFESVENKHKKGGALNQALQAILPAMGDNDCVMVMDADSQIGAGFLETAKDRFTWDRALMAVGGLFHGEEGHGLLGQFQRNEYTRYQREIERRNGRVFVLTGTASVFRAAALREVAAARGTMLPGNPGEVYDTAALTEDNELTIALKTLGALTTSPTSCTVVTELMPSWKMLWAQRLRWQRGALENLGAYGVRAQTSRYWAQQIGIGYGVIALFSYFALMLIMLVSMDTWVWFPFWMLLGALFAVERIVTVWHGGWRARIVAALVIPELVYDAFLDLAFLKGVADIAFARSADWKHVEHAGTARKAVG; encoded by the coding sequence GTGCAAAAGCATTTCAGCCGATGGGTGGGCATCGCCGTTGTCCTGATTGTCGTGGCCGCGGCCGCGCTGCTGCTGTGGTCCATCAGCCTCAGCGGCAAGCCGGTGGCGATGTGGAACCCGGTGGAGCTGCGGATCGGCGCACTCTGGACAACCTTCTACAGTACCGAGCTGCCCGACCTGTCCATCCTGGTGTTCGCCGTATCGGCCGCGGTCATGCTGGTGCTGCTCGTGGTGCTGGGCGAACGCTTCGTCACCTGGCGCTACCGCCGTACGCCGATCCAGAAATCGAGCCGCCCGCTGGCGCCGAAAGCCGTCATGGCCCGCACCCGCGGTATCCACGCCGGCGAAGTCACCGTGACCGTGCTGATTCCGGCGCACAACGAGGAAGCTTCGCTGCCGTTTACGCTCAAGGCCCTCGAGGAGCAGAGCTTCAAGCCATCGCGGATCATCGTGGTAGCCGACAACTGCACCGACGCCACCGTTGAGGTGGCCCGCGAGCATGGCGTCGAGGTCTTCGAATCGGTGGAGAACAAGCACAAGAAGGGCGGGGCGCTGAACCAGGCGCTGCAGGCGATTCTGCCGGCGATGGGCGACAACGACTGCGTGATGGTGATGGATGCGGATTCGCAGATCGGCGCCGGCTTCCTGGAAACCGCGAAGGACCGGTTCACCTGGGATCGCGCGCTGATGGCGGTGGGCGGGCTCTTCCACGGCGAAGAGGGCCATGGGCTGCTCGGCCAGTTCCAGCGCAACGAATACACACGCTACCAGCGCGAGATCGAGCGCCGCAACGGCCGGGTCTTTGTGCTCACCGGCACCGCCTCGGTCTTCCGCGCCGCGGCCCTGCGCGAAGTCGCCGCTGCCCGCGGCACCATGCTGCCGGGCAATCCGGGCGAGGTCTACGACACCGCCGCGCTGACCGAGGACAATGAGCTGACCATTGCGCTGAAGACCCTCGGCGCGCTGACCACCTCGCCGACCAGCTGCACGGTGGTCACCGAGCTGATGCCCAGCTGGAAGATGCTCTGGGCCCAGCGCCTGCGCTGGCAGCGCGGTGCGCTGGAGAACCTGGGCGCCTACGGGGTGCGGGCGCAGACCTCGCGCTACTGGGCGCAGCAGATCGGCATCGGCTACGGGGTGATCGCCCTGTTCAGCTACTTCGCGCTGATGCTCATCATGCTGGTCTCGATGGACACCTGGGTGTGGTTCCCGTTCTGGATGCTGCTCGGGGCGCTCTTCGCGGTGGAACGCATCGTGACCGTCTGGCATGGCGGATGGCGCGCGCGGATCGTCGCTGCGCTGGTCATCCCGGAGCTCGTCTACGACGCGTTCCTGGACCTGGCCTTCCTCAAGGGCGTGGCGGATATCGCCTTCGCCCGCAGCGCGGATTGGAAGCATGTCGAGCACGCAGGTACCGCACGGAAGGCAGTGGGCTGA
- a CDS encoding sensor domain-containing diguanylate cyclase, producing the protein MDTRFLGKKDRRAQAGYSWWYRLLPPRARAIKRPEVAVTGFIAGFFILFYLINLTYDFESVARQYLGYVRFAGAILVLLLIYIKLDRFPLWIGYLGALTELVAFAYFVGLSSDFEQIAFRLQEFPLITLYLAWLFDPRLVRWTIYPVLACTLYLAYLYGPQSGMALHSGWLNMLSLVLLTIGASVIGSYVKARFHYQSEVDELTGAANRRGLQLRGELMLASSQRSRRPMAAALLDMDKFKAINDEGGHEAGDRALKDLVRHLKASTRSNDVVARLGGDEFVVLFPRTTRTQAQLLMDRVQGSSSQAWSFGVAQARADDNLSTMILRADRDMYAAKRDRASREDRNPGDIGAK; encoded by the coding sequence ATGGATACGCGGTTTCTGGGAAAAAAGGACCGGCGGGCCCAGGCCGGCTATAGCTGGTGGTACCGGCTGCTGCCGCCCAGGGCCCGCGCAATCAAGCGGCCGGAAGTAGCGGTGACCGGGTTCATCGCCGGCTTCTTCATACTCTTCTACCTGATCAATTTGACCTACGACTTCGAGTCGGTGGCCAGGCAGTACCTGGGCTATGTCCGCTTTGCCGGCGCGATCCTGGTGCTCCTGCTGATCTACATCAAGCTGGACCGCTTCCCGCTGTGGATCGGCTACCTCGGGGCGCTGACCGAGCTTGTCGCCTTCGCCTACTTCGTCGGGCTCTCCTCGGATTTCGAGCAGATCGCCTTCCGGCTCCAGGAATTCCCGCTGATCACCCTGTATCTGGCCTGGCTTTTCGATCCCAGGCTGGTGCGCTGGACCATCTACCCGGTCCTGGCATGCACCCTGTACCTGGCCTACCTCTACGGGCCGCAGTCCGGCATGGCGCTGCACAGCGGATGGCTCAATATGCTCAGCCTGGTGCTGCTGACCATCGGCGCCTCGGTGATCGGCAGCTATGTGAAAGCCCGCTTCCACTACCAGTCCGAGGTCGACGAGCTTACCGGCGCGGCCAATCGCCGAGGGCTGCAGCTGCGCGGTGAGCTCATGCTCGCTTCCTCCCAGCGCTCCCGGCGGCCGATGGCGGCGGCCCTGCTGGATATGGACAAGTTCAAGGCGATCAATGATGAAGGCGGCCACGAGGCCGGCGACCGGGCCCTGAAGGACCTGGTGAGGCACCTGAAGGCGAGCACCCGCAGCAACGATGTGGTCGCGCGCTTGGGCGGCGATGAATTCGTGGTCCTGTTTCCTCGCACCACGCGCACCCAGGCCCAGCTGCTGATGGATCGCGTGCAGGGCTCGTCGTCGCAGGCATGGAGCTTCGGTGTTGCGCAGGCGCGCGCGGACGACAACCTGAGCACGATGATCCTGCGCGCGGACCGCGACATGTATGCTGCAAAGCGCGATCGGGCCTCGCGCGAGGACCGAAATCCGGGAGACATCGGCGCGAAATAA
- a CDS encoding DUF1801 domain-containing protein has protein sequence MIFGKKGDEAVRNKLASTPAPYREIALRLHEMICESAPSLEPVVRWGLAFYVKDGKDVCYIKPDKAYLAFGFGEVVNPAFEEGALMHPVAWTITALDEATEQKIRALVQKAAG, from the coding sequence ATGATTTTTGGCAAAAAGGGCGACGAAGCAGTGCGCAACAAGTTGGCATCCACACCGGCCCCATACCGGGAGATCGCCCTTCGCCTGCACGAGATGATTTGTGAAAGCGCGCCGTCACTGGAGCCCGTGGTTCGCTGGGGCCTCGCGTTCTACGTCAAGGACGGCAAGGACGTCTGCTACATCAAGCCCGACAAGGCATACCTCGCATTCGGGTTTGGCGAAGTAGTGAATCCGGCCTTTGAAGAAGGCGCGCTGATGCATCCGGTCGCGTGGACGATCACCGCGCTGGATGAAGCGACCGAACAAAAAATTCGCGCCCTGGTGCAGAAGGCTGCTGGCTGA
- a CDS encoding GNAT family N-acetyltransferase, translating into MDIKMIEADPLAESMQRMVQEHLADMEPTAPEESRHAMDATGLADPCVSLFQMRAGESIIGMGGFKDLGDSVAELKSMRVSPEFRGRGLGRRLLDELIGTAAQRGFTQLCLETGTHEYFTAARAMYQAAGFTPCPPFGGYQLDENSVYYRLQLA; encoded by the coding sequence ATGGATATCAAGATGATCGAAGCCGATCCGCTCGCCGAATCGATGCAGCGCATGGTGCAAGAGCACCTGGCGGACATGGAGCCCACCGCTCCCGAGGAGAGCCGGCACGCCATGGATGCAACGGGCTTGGCTGATCCGTGCGTTTCGCTGTTCCAGATGCGCGCGGGCGAGTCCATCATCGGCATGGGCGGATTCAAGGACCTGGGAGATTCGGTGGCGGAGCTCAAAAGCATGCGCGTGTCCCCGGAATTCCGTGGCCGCGGACTGGGCCGGCGGCTGCTGGACGAGCTGATCGGCACCGCCGCGCAGCGCGGTTTCACCCAGCTCTGCCTGGAAACCGGAACCCATGAGTACTTCACCGCCGCGCGAGCCATGTACCAGGCCGCCGGCTTCACCCCGTGCCCGCCTTTTGGCGGCTACCAGCTCGATGAGAACAGCGTGTACTACCGGCTGCAGCTAGCCTAG